From one Phocaeicola salanitronis DSM 18170 genomic stretch:
- the hemW gene encoding radical SAM family heme chaperone HemW, with product MAGIYLHIPFCKRRCIYCDFFSTTQSGQTDRYIEALCAELEQRKDYLEDEEIETVYMGGGTPSQLQEKHFEALFDTLYHHYSIRPDAEITIEANPDDLHPTYIRMLRHFPFNRLSMGIQTFNDATLSVLQRRHNARQALEAFWNCREAGFGNISIDLMYGLPGETLATWQADLKQAVTLHPEHISAYHLIYEEGTPLWKLREQHRVNEIDEDLSVNLFSELIHTLKNAGYEHYEISNFCLPDKYSRHNSSYWTGKTYLGCGASAHSYNGTSRQWNIASLEKYITGIENHKPDFEKEELDLYTRYNDFIITSLRTMWGMSLTRLKTGFGEKLYDYCIHLATPHLQQHTLQQTNGFLKLTGQGIFISDGIMSDLLWVED from the coding sequence ATGGCAGGCATCTATCTACACATCCCCTTCTGCAAACGGCGGTGCATCTATTGCGATTTCTTTTCGACGACCCAAAGCGGACAGACAGACCGATACATCGAAGCATTATGCGCTGAACTGGAACAACGGAAAGATTATCTTGAAGATGAAGAAATCGAGACCGTCTACATGGGCGGAGGAACACCTTCACAATTGCAGGAGAAACATTTCGAAGCACTGTTCGACACCCTATATCATCATTACAGCATCCGCCCCGATGCCGAAATCACCATCGAAGCCAATCCGGACGATTTACACCCCACCTATATCCGGATGCTCCGGCACTTCCCCTTCAACCGCCTGAGCATGGGAATACAGACATTCAACGATGCCACCCTGTCTGTCCTGCAACGCCGGCACAATGCCCGACAAGCCTTGGAGGCATTCTGGAACTGCCGGGAAGCTGGTTTCGGAAATATCAGCATCGACCTGATGTACGGATTGCCGGGAGAAACACTCGCCACATGGCAAGCCGACCTAAAGCAAGCCGTCACCCTGCATCCCGAACACATCTCTGCCTACCACCTGATTTACGAAGAAGGAACACCCCTCTGGAAACTCCGCGAACAGCATCGGGTAAACGAAATAGACGAAGACTTGAGCGTAAACCTATTCTCCGAACTGATTCATACACTGAAAAACGCCGGATACGAACATTATGAGATATCCAACTTCTGCCTGCCCGACAAATATTCACGCCATAACTCCAGCTATTGGACAGGCAAAACATACCTAGGATGCGGAGCTTCTGCCCATTCATATAACGGCACGTCACGCCAATGGAACATCGCATCGCTTGAAAAATACATAACAGGCATCGAAAACCATAAGCCTGATTTTGAAAAAGAAGAGCTCGACCTCTACACCCGCTACAACGATTTTATCATTACCAGCCTGCGCACCATGTGGGGCATGTCCCTGACCAGGCTCAAGACCGGTTTCGGAGAAAAACTATACGATTATTGTATCCACCTTGCCACACCCCATTTACAACAACATACCCTGCAACAGACCAATGGCTTCCTGAAACTTACCGGACAAGGTATTTTCATATCCGACGGAATCATGAGCGACCTGCTTTGGGTAGAAGATTGA
- a CDS encoding TrpB-like pyridoxal phosphate-dependent enzyme has translation MSNKQKRFILPEDEIPRFWYNIQADMINKPLPPLNPATKEPLKPEDLYPIFAKELCQQELNQTDTWIEIPDEVRDMYKYYRSTPLVRAYGLEKALDTPAHIYFKNESVSPIGSHKLNSALAQAYYCKKEGVSNITTETGAGQWGAALSYAANVFGLEAAVYQVKISYEQKPYRRSIMQTFGAQVTPSPSMSTRAGKDILTKYPNHQGSLGTAISEAVELARTTPNCKYTLGSVLSHVTLHQTIIGLEAEKQMEMAGEYPDAIIACFGGGSNFGGIAFPFMRHTILEGKKTRYIAAEPASCPKLTRGKFEYDYGDEAGYTPLLPMYTLGHNFTPANIHAGGLRYHGAGVIVSQLIKDNLMEAVDIQQLDSFKAGCLFAKVEGIIPAPESCHAIAATINEALKCKESGEEKVLLFNLSGHGLIDMSAYDQYLAGNLTNYSLSDEEINKSLAEVNELNK, from the coding sequence ATGAGCAATAAACAGAAAAGATTCATCTTACCCGAAGACGAAATACCACGCTTCTGGTATAACATTCAGGCAGATATGATAAACAAACCGCTGCCTCCCTTAAACCCTGCTACCAAAGAACCGCTCAAACCCGAAGACCTTTACCCTATCTTCGCCAAAGAACTTTGCCAGCAGGAATTGAACCAAACAGATACATGGATCGAGATACCCGATGAAGTGCGCGACATGTACAAATACTACCGGAGCACCCCGCTGGTACGTGCATACGGACTGGAAAAAGCATTAGACACCCCTGCCCACATTTATTTCAAGAATGAAAGTGTCAGCCCAATCGGCTCGCACAAGCTGAATTCGGCACTGGCACAAGCCTATTATTGCAAAAAAGAAGGAGTAAGCAATATCACAACCGAAACAGGAGCCGGACAATGGGGAGCAGCCCTGTCGTATGCAGCCAACGTATTCGGACTGGAAGCTGCCGTATATCAAGTAAAAATCAGCTACGAGCAGAAACCATACCGGCGCAGCATCATGCAGACTTTCGGCGCACAGGTGACTCCTTCACCTTCCATGTCAACCCGCGCAGGAAAAGACATCCTGACCAAATACCCTAACCACCAAGGTTCACTGGGTACAGCTATTTCTGAAGCAGTAGAACTGGCACGCACGACACCTAACTGCAAATATACTTTAGGCTCTGTATTAAGCCATGTCACCCTCCATCAGACCATCATCGGACTGGAGGCCGAAAAGCAAATGGAAATGGCAGGCGAATATCCCGATGCCATCATCGCCTGCTTCGGCGGAGGTTCCAACTTCGGCGGCATCGCTTTCCCGTTCATGCGGCACACCATCCTGGAAGGAAAGAAAACCCGATACATTGCAGCCGAACCGGCATCATGCCCAAAACTGACACGAGGCAAATTCGAATACGACTATGGAGACGAAGCCGGATATACCCCGCTGCTTCCGATGTACACATTGGGACACAATTTTACCCCTGCCAACATCCATGCCGGAGGCTTGCGTTATCACGGAGCTGGTGTCATCGTATCGCAGCTGATAAAAGACAACCTCATGGAAGCCGTCGACATCCAACAATTGGATTCGTTCAAAGCCGGCTGCCTTTTCGCCAAAGTAGAAGGCATCATCCCGGCACCGGAATCATGCCACGCCATCGCTGCCACCATTAATGAAGCATTGAAATGCAAAGAAAGCGGCGAAGAGAAAGTGCTTCTTTTCAACCTCTCCGGACACGGCTTGATCGACATGAGCGCTTACGACCAATACTTGGCAGGCAATCTCACCAATTATAGCCTGAGCGATGAGGAAATAAACAAGAGCCTGGCAGAAGTGAATGAACTGAATAAATAA
- the metH gene encoding methionine synthase, translating to MKTIQEQINERILVLDGAMGTMIQQYGLTEEDFRGERFREVPGMLKGCNDVLCLTRPDVIADIHRKYLDAGADIIETNTFNATRVSMADYHLEGYCAEINREAARLARRLADEYTAKNPEKPRWVAGSVGPTNKTCSMSPDVNNPAYRALTFDGLAGAYLEQMTALLEGGVDTILIETIFDTLNAKAAICAAEQAMERCGRKVPLMLSVTVSDTGGRTLSGQTLDAFLASVQHADIFSIGLNCSFGARQLKPFLEQLARRAPYYISAYPNAGLPNTLGQYDQTPEEMEGEVKEYIDEGLVNIIGGCCGTTEAYIRRFASLVEGRKPHQRVDASKYLWLSGLELLEVTPEINFVNVGERCNVAGSRKFLRLINEKKYEEALSIARKQVEDGALVIDINMDDGLLDAAQEMTTFLNLIASEPDIARVPIMIDSSKWDVILAGLKCVQGKGIVNSISLKEGEAVFIERARTIKRYGAAVIVMAFDEKGQADTYERKIEVCSRAYRILTEQVGFRPQDIIFDPNVLAVATGMEEHNNYAVDFIRATGWIRKNLPGAHISGGVSNLSFAFRGNNYIREAMHAVFLYHAIAQGMDMGIVNPASSVLYTDIPADILERIEDVVLNRRADAAERLIEMAEKLKTEKENAGAVQGAETHLAWRNGTDVDSRLQYALVKGIGDYLEEDLQEALHTYPDAVSIIEGPLMEGMNRVGELFGSGKMFLPQVVKTARTMKKAVSILQPYIEAQKKEGAKKAGKVLVATVKGDVHDIGKNIVSVVMACNNYEIIDLGVMVPAEKIVETAIREKVDIVGLSGLITPSLEEMVHVVRELDRAGVHIPVMIGGATTSKLHTALKIAPVYHGPVIYMKDASLNAPVAARLLNPATHDAFVKELAGEYEALREGNKEKQVRLTSLEEARKNKLELF from the coding sequence ATGAAAACAATACAAGAACAGATAAACGAACGTATCTTGGTGCTGGACGGGGCGATGGGAACCATGATTCAGCAATACGGACTGACGGAAGAGGATTTCCGTGGAGAACGGTTCCGCGAGGTGCCCGGCATGTTGAAAGGATGCAACGATGTGTTGTGTCTGACCCGTCCGGATGTGATAGCAGATATACATCGCAAGTATTTGGATGCCGGTGCCGATATTATCGAGACCAATACCTTCAATGCCACCCGTGTGTCGATGGCAGATTATCATTTGGAAGGGTATTGTGCGGAAATCAACCGTGAGGCGGCACGTCTGGCACGCCGGCTTGCCGATGAATATACGGCAAAGAATCCGGAGAAGCCGCGTTGGGTGGCAGGGTCGGTAGGCCCTACCAACAAGACCTGCTCGATGAGTCCCGATGTGAACAATCCTGCTTACCGTGCCCTGACCTTCGACGGGCTTGCCGGGGCTTATCTGGAACAGATGACGGCATTGCTGGAAGGTGGGGTAGACACGATTCTGATAGAAACCATTTTTGATACCTTGAATGCGAAGGCGGCTATCTGTGCCGCAGAACAGGCGATGGAGCGATGCGGCCGCAAGGTGCCTCTGATGCTTTCGGTCACGGTCTCGGATACGGGCGGACGTACCCTTTCGGGACAAACGCTTGACGCATTCCTGGCTTCGGTACAGCATGCCGATATCTTCTCTATCGGGTTGAACTGTTCGTTCGGTGCCCGTCAATTGAAACCATTTCTGGAGCAACTTGCCCGCCGCGCGCCTTATTATATCAGTGCATATCCCAATGCCGGGCTTCCCAATACGCTGGGACAATACGACCAGACTCCCGAAGAAATGGAGGGGGAAGTAAAAGAGTACATCGATGAGGGCTTGGTGAACATCATCGGTGGATGCTGCGGAACGACCGAAGCCTATATCCGGCGGTTTGCTTCGCTGGTGGAAGGCAGAAAACCGCATCAACGGGTCGATGCTTCGAAGTATTTATGGCTTTCGGGCTTGGAATTGCTGGAAGTTACGCCCGAAATCAATTTCGTCAACGTAGGCGAGCGGTGTAATGTGGCAGGTTCGCGTAAGTTCCTTCGGCTGATTAATGAAAAAAAATACGAGGAAGCTTTGTCCATCGCCCGCAAGCAGGTGGAGGACGGAGCGTTGGTGATTGACATCAATATGGACGACGGTCTGCTGGATGCCGCTCAGGAGATGACCACCTTCCTGAACCTCATCGCATCGGAACCCGATATCGCGCGCGTACCTATTATGATAGACTCGTCCAAGTGGGATGTGATACTTGCCGGACTGAAATGCGTGCAGGGCAAAGGCATTGTCAATTCCATTTCGTTGAAAGAAGGCGAAGCGGTCTTTATCGAACGTGCCCGTACCATCAAGCGTTATGGAGCGGCGGTTATTGTCATGGCTTTTGATGAGAAAGGGCAGGCGGATACCTACGAGCGGAAGATAGAAGTGTGTAGCCGCGCGTACCGGATTTTGACGGAGCAAGTAGGCTTCCGGCCGCAAGACATCATCTTCGACCCCAACGTGCTGGCGGTAGCTACGGGGATGGAAGAACATAACAATTATGCCGTCGACTTTATCCGTGCTACGGGCTGGATTCGGAAGAACTTGCCGGGAGCGCATATCAGCGGCGGGGTCAGCAACCTGTCTTTCGCTTTCCGGGGAAATAATTACATCCGCGAGGCAATGCATGCCGTGTTCCTTTATCATGCGATTGCGCAAGGCATGGATATGGGCATCGTCAATCCGGCATCTTCGGTGCTTTATACCGATATTCCTGCCGATATTTTGGAACGTATCGAAGACGTGGTGCTGAACCGCCGTGCCGATGCAGCCGAACGGTTGATAGAAATGGCGGAGAAGCTGAAGACGGAGAAAGAGAATGCCGGAGCCGTGCAAGGAGCAGAGACACATCTGGCGTGGAGAAACGGCACGGATGTAGATTCGCGTTTGCAATACGCATTGGTGAAAGGCATCGGCGATTATCTGGAAGAAGACTTGCAAGAGGCTTTGCATACATACCCCGATGCGGTGAGTATCATCGAAGGCCCGTTGATGGAAGGCATGAACCGGGTAGGGGAGCTGTTTGGTTCGGGCAAGATGTTTTTGCCTCAGGTCGTGAAAACGGCACGCACGATGAAGAAGGCGGTATCCATCTTGCAGCCTTACATCGAAGCGCAGAAGAAAGAAGGGGCGAAGAAGGCGGGCAAGGTACTGGTAGCTACGGTAAAAGGTGATGTGCACGACATCGGGAAGAATATCGTGTCGGTCGTGATGGCGTGCAACAATTACGAAATCATTGACCTGGGTGTGATGGTTCCCGCCGAGAAGATTGTAGAAACGGCGATACGTGAGAAAGTCGACATCGTAGGATTAAGCGGATTGATAACCCCTTCGTTGGAGGAAATGGTGCATGTGGTGCGCGAGCTCGACCGTGCCGGCGTGCATATTCCGGTGATGATTGGAGGGGCCACGACTTCAAAGCTTCATACGGCACTGAAGATAGCTCCGGTCTATCACGGGCCGGTAATTTATATGAAAGATGCATCGCTGAATGCTCCCGTTGCCGCCCGCTTGCTGAATCCGGCAACGCATGATGCTTTTGTAAAAGAATTGGCAGGTGAATATGAGGCATTGCGCGAAGGCAACAAAGAGAAACAAGTAAGACTTACCTCTCTGGAAGAAGCCCGGAAAAACAAGCTGGAGCTTTTTTAA
- a CDS encoding type II toxin-antitoxin system RelE/ParE family toxin — protein MNYNVKPTPYFLKELKRLSKRYRSLKEDVNLLVASLHENPFQGTDLGKGLHKIRMSITSKGKGKSGGARVITLTLLVTSDKADILLLTLYDKSECENLTDAELKAILAQNGL, from the coding sequence ATGAACTATAATGTAAAACCGACTCCCTATTTCCTAAAAGAACTCAAACGCCTCAGCAAACGTTACCGGTCTTTAAAAGAAGACGTAAATCTGCTTGTTGCTTCATTACATGAGAATCCATTTCAAGGAACTGATCTAGGTAAAGGACTACACAAAATCAGAATGTCTATTACTTCGAAAGGGAAAGGTAAAAGCGGTGGGGCAAGAGTCATTACACTGACCTTACTTGTTACATCAGATAAAGCAGATATATTGCTGCTCACATTATACGACAAATCCGAATGTGAAAACCTGACCGATGCCGAATTGAAAGCCATCCTTGCACAAAACGGACTCTGA
- the smpB gene encoding SsrA-binding protein → MKTNASNINIKNKRASFDYEFIDTYTAGIVLTGTEIKSIRQGKASLVDTFCFFSRGELWVKNMHIAEYFYGSYNNHAARRDRKLLLTKKELRKLERTSAEPGFTIVPTRMYINEKGLAKVVIALAKGKKQYDKRQSLKEKEDKRMMDRMFKR, encoded by the coding sequence ATGAAAACAAACGCAAGCAACATAAATATCAAAAACAAACGTGCCTCGTTCGATTACGAGTTTATCGACACTTATACGGCAGGCATCGTGCTGACGGGTACCGAAATCAAGTCTATCCGTCAGGGCAAGGCGAGCCTGGTCGATACGTTCTGTTTCTTTTCGCGCGGCGAGTTGTGGGTGAAGAACATGCACATCGCCGAATACTTTTACGGTTCGTACAACAATCATGCGGCACGGCGTGACCGCAAGCTCCTGCTTACGAAGAAAGAGCTTCGCAAGCTGGAACGCACTTCGGCAGAGCCGGGATTCACTATCGTGCCTACCCGTATGTATATCAACGAGAAGGGGCTGGCAAAGGTGGTCATTGCCCTTGCCAAAGGAAAGAAGCAATACGACAAGCGCCAGAGCCTGAAGGAGAAAGAAGACAAGCGGATGATGGACCGGATGTTTAAACGGTGA
- a CDS encoding YIP1 family protein: MNYKGLFHQIWTLLSAPGKAWDEIRERGGAHDIQAGFVYPLIGLCGLSEFIGVFIGREFSSLMFQVALTRCCAVAVALFGGFFLSAYVLDKLAVHWLKAGSMRGKMQVFTGYSMVVTFVLTIVSGLFSIALLHWILQVYTVFVVFEGARRWLMLSQAWQIPFTLVATLVILFCPMLIEYVFNQLSVILN; the protein is encoded by the coding sequence TTTCATCAGATATGGACCCTCTTGTCGGCTCCGGGCAAGGCATGGGACGAGATACGGGAGCGTGGAGGAGCGCACGACATCCAGGCAGGGTTTGTTTACCCGTTGATAGGTCTTTGCGGATTGTCCGAGTTCATCGGCGTGTTTATCGGCAGGGAATTTTCTTCGCTGATGTTTCAAGTGGCATTGACGCGGTGTTGTGCGGTGGCTGTAGCCTTGTTCGGCGGCTTCTTTCTTTCGGCATACGTGCTGGATAAGCTTGCCGTCCATTGGCTGAAAGCGGGAAGCATGCGTGGAAAGATGCAGGTCTTCACGGGCTATTCGATGGTGGTGACTTTTGTGTTGACTATTGTAAGCGGCTTGTTCTCTATCGCCTTGCTTCATTGGATATTGCAGGTGTACACCGTCTTTGTGGTGTTCGAGGGCGCGCGCCGCTGGCTTATGCTTTCGCAAGCCTGGCAGATACCGTTTACGCTTGTGGCTACATTGGTTATCCTGTTTTGCCCGATGCTGATAGAATATGTGTTTAATCAATTGTCTGTAATTTTGAATTGA
- a CDS encoding RapZ C-terminal domain-containing protein yields MHQENIQTLYQTYTGHLPEDIEPLAGAGSNRNYYRLKGNPQLIGVYGTSEAENRAFLYMAQHFEAKGLPVPHVYAQTDDAMAYLQEDLGDTSLFQAIKQGRNTGIFNETEKTLLKQTIRLLPRIQFEGAEDMDFSVCYPQAEFNRRSILWDLNYFKYCFLKATGIDFQENLLEDDFENMTQVLLADTFSTFMYRDFQSRNVMIREGKPYFIDFQGGRKGPVYYDVASFLWQAKARFPQELRNELIHEYLEVLQAYCPLSESHFKEQLRQFVLFRTLQVLGAYGFRGYFEQKPHFLQSIPYAIGNLDQLLEEDFPAYPYLCKVLKQLTRLPVYATELNKRKLTVRVMSFSYKKGIPEDPSGNGGGYVFDCRAIHNPGKYDAYKQLTGRDEPVIRFLEEDGEILTFLEHVYALADAHVQRFLERGFTHLSICFGCTGGQHRSVYAAEHVAQHIHEKFGANVEVNHREQNITYKY; encoded by the coding sequence ATGCATCAAGAAAACATACAAACACTGTACCAAACATATACCGGACATCTCCCCGAAGACATCGAACCATTGGCTGGCGCAGGCTCTAACCGCAATTATTACCGCCTGAAAGGAAACCCGCAACTGATAGGCGTATACGGCACATCGGAAGCTGAGAACCGTGCTTTCTTGTACATGGCACAACACTTCGAGGCAAAAGGGTTGCCCGTTCCGCACGTTTATGCCCAAACCGATGACGCTATGGCTTACCTGCAAGAAGACTTGGGAGACACCTCATTGTTTCAAGCCATTAAGCAAGGAAGGAATACAGGCATATTCAACGAAACTGAAAAAACTTTATTGAAACAAACCATCCGCCTACTTCCACGCATACAATTCGAAGGAGCGGAAGACATGGATTTCTCCGTCTGCTACCCGCAAGCTGAATTCAACCGGCGCAGCATCCTGTGGGACTTGAATTATTTCAAATATTGCTTCCTAAAAGCCACGGGCATTGACTTTCAGGAAAATTTACTGGAAGACGATTTCGAAAACATGACGCAAGTATTGCTTGCCGATACGTTCTCCACCTTCATGTACCGCGACTTCCAAAGCCGTAATGTGATGATAAGGGAAGGGAAACCTTACTTCATCGACTTTCAGGGCGGACGGAAAGGACCCGTTTATTACGATGTGGCTTCTTTCCTATGGCAAGCCAAAGCCCGATTTCCGCAAGAACTACGAAATGAACTGATACATGAATATCTGGAGGTACTTCAAGCTTATTGCCCTCTATCCGAATCTCATTTCAAAGAACAATTAAGGCAATTCGTCCTCTTCCGCACCTTACAAGTATTGGGTGCCTACGGATTCCGTGGTTACTTCGAACAGAAGCCACACTTCCTGCAAAGCATCCCGTATGCCATCGGAAACCTGGACCAATTATTGGAAGAGGATTTTCCGGCATATCCTTACCTATGCAAAGTGCTGAAACAATTAACCAGGCTTCCCGTATATGCCACCGAACTGAACAAGCGCAAGCTTACGGTGCGGGTCATGAGCTTTTCCTATAAGAAAGGGATTCCGGAAGACCCGTCCGGAAACGGAGGCGGATATGTATTCGATTGCCGTGCCATCCACAATCCGGGCAAATACGATGCCTACAAGCAACTGACCGGACGCGATGAGCCGGTTATCCGGTTCCTGGAAGAAGACGGAGAGATACTGACCTTCTTAGAACACGTATACGCACTGGCCGACGCCCATGTGCAACGCTTTCTGGAAAGAGGTTTTACCCACCTGAGCATCTGTTTCGGATGTACAGGCGGACAACACCGCTCGGTTTATGCAGCCGAACATGTGGCACAGCATATCCACGAAAAATTCGGAGCAAACGTAGAAGTGAACCACCGCGAACAAAATATCACTTACAAATACTAA
- a CDS encoding phosphoglycerate kinase, which produces MMTIDKFNFAGKKAIVRVDFNVPLDENGKITDDTRIRGALPTLKKILADGGALIIMSHMGKPKGKVNAKYSLSQIVDAVSAALGTPVQFAPDCAKAQDAAAALKPGEVLLLENLRFYPEEEGKPVGIEKEDPAYEAAKKEMKARQKDFAKTLASYADCYVMDAFGTAHRKHASTAVIADYFDADHKMLGYLMEKEVKAVDNVLKDIKRPFTAIMGGSKVSTKIGIIENLMDKVDNLILCGGMTFTFAKAQGGKIGKSICEDDKLDLALDIIKKAKEKGVNLVLGTDCIAADDFKNDANTQVCPANDIPEGWEGLDAGPESRKAFRDAIVNAKTILWNGPAGVFEFDNFTGGSKAIAEAIAEATKNGAFSLIGGGDSVACINKFGMADQVSYISTGGGALLEAIEGKVLPGVAAICGE; this is translated from the coding sequence ATGATGACTATTGACAAATTCAACTTTGCCGGAAAGAAGGCAATCGTCCGCGTGGACTTCAATGTACCTTTGGACGAAAATGGTAAGATTACCGATGACACTCGTATCCGTGGCGCTCTGCCTACCTTGAAGAAAATCTTGGCTGACGGCGGTGCCTTGATTATCATGTCGCACATGGGCAAGCCCAAAGGCAAAGTAAACGCCAAATATTCGTTGAGCCAGATTGTTGATGCTGTATCAGCAGCTCTGGGCACTCCGGTTCAGTTCGCTCCCGACTGCGCCAAAGCACAGGATGCAGCCGCAGCCTTGAAACCGGGCGAAGTATTGTTGCTGGAAAACCTCCGCTTCTATCCCGAAGAAGAAGGCAAACCCGTAGGCATCGAAAAAGAAGACCCTGCTTACGAAGCCGCTAAGAAAGAAATGAAGGCACGCCAGAAAGACTTCGCCAAGACATTGGCTTCGTATGCAGACTGCTACGTGATGGACGCATTCGGTACGGCTCACCGCAAACACGCTTCTACAGCCGTTATCGCCGACTATTTCGATGCAGACCACAAGATGCTGGGCTACCTGATGGAAAAAGAAGTGAAAGCCGTTGATAACGTATTGAAAGACATCAAACGCCCGTTCACCGCTATCATGGGTGGTTCGAAAGTTTCTACCAAAATCGGTATCATCGAAAACCTGATGGATAAGGTAGACAACCTGATTCTGTGCGGCGGTATGACATTTACTTTCGCTAAGGCTCAAGGCGGCAAGATCGGTAAGTCTATCTGCGAAGATGACAAGCTCGACCTGGCTCTCGACATCATCAAGAAAGCAAAAGAAAAAGGTGTAAACCTGGTATTGGGTACCGACTGTATCGCAGCTGATGACTTCAAGAACGATGCCAACACACAAGTTTGCCCGGCTAACGATATCCCCGAAGGTTGGGAAGGCTTGGATGCAGGTCCCGAAAGCCGCAAGGCATTCAGAGACGCTATCGTAAATGCCAAGACTATCCTGTGGAACGGTCCTGCCGGCGTATTCGAATTCGATAACTTCACAGGCGGTTCGAAAGCCATTGCAGAAGCCATTGCAGAAGCTACCAAGAACGGCGCGTTCTCATTGATTGGCGGTGGCGACTCTGTAGCCTGCATCAACAAGTTCGGCATGGCAGACCAGGTATCTTACATCTCTACCGGTGGCGGTGCATTGCTGGAAGCCATCGAAGGCAAAGTATTGCCGGGTGTAGCTGCTATCTGTGGCGAATAA
- a CDS encoding nucleotidyltransferase family protein: protein MKAMIFAAGLGTRLKPLTDRIPKALVPVNGIPMLQHVILKLKQAGFTEIVINIHHFGEQIISFLQAHQNFGITVRISDEREELLDTGGGIKKAIPFFSGNEPFLVHNVDILSDTDLKALYDYHRQSTNDATLLVSQRETSRYLLFDKDNARLCGWINKQTLQTKPNGFTYHPEQHEAYAFSGIHVISPSLFRYMDGHWTGKFSITDFYLQTCKEARIGGYIAQNLHLIDIGKPETLAQAEKLFE, encoded by the coding sequence ATGAAAGCCATGATATTTGCCGCCGGGCTGGGAACCCGGCTCAAGCCCTTGACCGACCGGATACCCAAAGCATTGGTTCCTGTAAACGGAATTCCCATGCTGCAACATGTCATCCTAAAGCTAAAGCAAGCCGGATTTACTGAAATCGTCATCAATATCCACCACTTTGGCGAACAAATCATCAGCTTCCTGCAAGCCCACCAGAACTTCGGCATTACGGTTCGTATCAGCGATGAAAGAGAAGAATTGCTGGATACGGGCGGAGGCATCAAGAAAGCCATTCCTTTCTTTAGCGGCAATGAGCCTTTTTTGGTACATAATGTGGATATATTGTCAGACACCGACCTGAAAGCCTTATACGATTATCACCGGCAAAGCACAAACGATGCAACCTTATTGGTCAGCCAACGGGAAACCTCACGCTACTTGTTGTTCGATAAAGACAATGCCCGCCTTTGCGGCTGGATAAACAAACAGACCCTGCAAACCAAGCCCAACGGTTTTACCTATCATCCCGAACAACACGAAGCGTATGCCTTCAGCGGCATCCACGTTATCTCCCCTTCCCTCTTCCGTTACATGGACGGGCATTGGACCGGGAAATTTTCCATTACCGACTTCTATCTTCAAACCTGCAAAGAAGCACGCATCGGTGGATACATAGCACAAAATCTTCACCTGATAGATATCGGAAAACCGGAAACATTGGCGCAAGCGGAAAAACTTTTTGAATGA